In Blastocatellia bacterium, the DNA window TTACATCACCAAGCCGGTGGACTTGGAGCAGTTCATCGCCGTGGTCAAATCGGTGGAAGATTTCTGGCTCACGATCGTCAAGCTCCCGCCGGAATAGTGCCATGATGGCTGGCGAGATGACATCAGGAATCACGCGGGTCCTGCTCATCGAAGATAATCCGGGCGATGCGAGGCTCTTGCGGGCGACGCTGGCCGAAGTCAGCTCGGCTCAGTTTGAGCTGGTGCGGGCCGAGCAATTGAGCGAAGCGCTCGACCGGCTGAGCCGGGAGGGCTTCGATGTCGTGCTGCTCGATCTGTCGCTGCCCGATAGTCATGGTTTGGACACCTTCATTCGCACGCATACGCGCGCGCCGGGCGTGCCTATTGTCGTGCTGACCGGTCTGGACGACGAAGAGCTGGCGATCAAGGCCGTTCAGAAGGGAGCGCAGGATTACCTCGTCAAAGGGCAGCTCGACAGTAATCTGCTCGTGCGCTCGCTCCGCTACGCGATTGAGCGGGATCGGCTGTTGCGGGCCTTGCGCGAGAGTGAGGAGCGGTATGCGCTGGCCGCGCGGGGAGCTAACGATGGGCTGTGGGATTGGAACCTCCGCTCCAACGAGGTCTATTACTCGCCTCGGTGGAAATCCATGCTGGGGTTCGATGAGGGAGAAATTGGGACGAGCCCCGACGAGTGGTTCTCCCGCATTCACGAGGACGACCGCGAGGCTGTCCGAACGGCCCTCAACGCTCACCTTCAGGGCCAGACGGCTCACTTTGAGAGCGAGCACCGAATGATTCACAAGGATGGAAGCACGCGCTGGATGCTGTGCCGGGGCCAGGCTGTGCGCGACGGCAGCGGCCAGGCGTCGCGCATCGCCGGGACGCTCACGGACATCACCGAGCGGAAAGAGGCGGAGGAACGAATTCGTGCTTCTCTCCGGGAGAAGGAGGTGCTCCTCAAAGAGATTCATCATCGGGTGAAGAATAAC includes these proteins:
- a CDS encoding histidine kinase dimerization/phosphoacceptor domain -containing protein; this encodes MTSGITRVLLIEDNPGDARLLRATLAEVSSAQFELVRAEQLSEALDRLSREGFDVVLLDLSLPDSHGLDTFIRTHTRAPGVPIVVLTGLDDEELAIKAVQKGAQDYLVKGQLDSNLLVRSLRYAIERDRLLRALRESEERYALAARGANDGLWDWNLRSNEVYYSPRWKSMLGFDEGEIGTSPDEWFSRIHEDDREAVRTALNAHLQGQTAHFESEHRMIHKDGSTRWMLCRGQAVRDGSGQASRIAGTLTDITERKEAEERIRASLREKEVLLKEIHHRVKNNLQIISSLLKLQSRNITDPQTLDMFRESQNRIKSMALIHEKLYQSKDLAVIDFAEYIKNLAVHLFRSYAVNSEAVRLRIDVENVHLGIDTAIPCGLIINELVSNSLKYAFPPGTTGEIRIVLRPIGENRYLLIVADTGVGIPPDFDIRRATSLGLRLVSTLNDQIGGTLEVRNSGGTEFRITFSELRSKERS